Proteins found in one Odontesthes bonariensis isolate fOdoBon6 chromosome 11, fOdoBon6.hap1, whole genome shotgun sequence genomic segment:
- the LOC142391693 gene encoding uncharacterized protein LOC142391693 isoform X2, with product MQRRESRGPPGNQKQAKETGFTSGKCHTMSGILKRKLEEGPSPFLSLQGSDDDEVSCSDSGNSSDSLNHSVPSGILDSSLQRQSKRLRGRNVHFESVTVYYFARRQGFTTVPTQGGSTLGMSPRHSGVKRFTLREFAMEQKRSHRNMLRDHLKEEKLNAIKLKLTKNGTVSSMEADTLTLDDISEDDLDVDNTEVDEYFFLQPLTTRRRRALLRASGVRRIEVEEKHELRALRMSREECGCRCRGICDPETCACSLAGIKCQVDRMSFPCGCTKEGCNNGTGRLEFNPIRVRTHFLHTIMELELEKSHEEQYQHQHPEQQQQQQQQQQQQHQLVTSGNRYHSDSSLIQQQQQPNLQSPLMSSTPHNPIMHLQNTGGTDSHLGEEEEEEEDDEDEDEDEEDDDEEDEAYDEDGSSVCSGLSDCSTHSLETYDPEEGEDDEEDEEDDEEEEEEEDEEDWDCSLQGLNPPPYSVPLPSVLSYSNSTLVNLSNPFHSTPPMQHYQMESSVNDTPFLTENVNITPMLPSVESALESDINTDFHGQTGQQSTPSHFPEPMTLQTCSHADTREMNTAPTGVSDKPPRSPDLQNNPDCNDSQTEASAEKQTEEIREPIHEQPGPQTQGDANQTASSEGV from the exons ATGCAGAGGAGAGAGTCAAGAGGACCTCCTGGAAACCAAAAGCAAGCCAAGGAAACAG GTTTTACCAGTGGGAAGTGCCACACAATGAGTGGAATCCTGAAGAGGAAGCTTGAGGAGGGACCGTCCCCTTTTTTGTCCCTGCAAGGCTCCGATGATGATGAGGTTTCCTGCAGTGACAGCGGGAACAGCAGCGATAGTCTCAACCATTCTGTCCCCTCTGGGATTCTGGACT CCTCTCTCCAGCGGCAGTCTAAGCGACTGCGGGGCCGGAATGTACATTTTGAGAGTGTGACAGTCTACTACTTCGCCCGGCGGCAGGGCTTCACCACTGTGCCCACTCAGGGAGGCAGTACCCTGGGGATGTCGCCACGTCACAGCGGAGTAAAGCGTTTTACTCTGAGAGAGTTTGCCATGGAGCAGAAAAGGAGTCATCGGAACATGCTGAGGGATCATCTCAAAGAGGAGAAACTCAATGCCATCAAACTCAAA cTCACCAAGAATGGCACCGTGTCATCTATGGAGGCAGATACACTAACGCTCGATGACATCTCAGAAGACGACCTAGATGTGGACAACACAGAGGTGGATGAGTACTTCTTCCTCCAGCCTTTGACCACCAGGAGGCGCCGGGCGCTCCTGCGGGCCTCTGGGGTCCGGCGCATTGAAGTGGAGGAGAAGCATGAGCTGCGTGCCCTACGCATGTCAAGGGAGGAGTGTGGGTGTCGCTGCCGGGGGATATGTGACCCGGAGACCTGTGCTTGCAGCCTGGCCGGCATTAAGTGCCAG GTGGACCGCATGTCCTTCCCTTGTGGCTGCACCAAGGAAGGCTGCAATAACGGCACAGGACGCCTGGAGTTCAACCCGATCCGGGTCCGCACCCACTTTCTGCACACCATcatggagctggagctggagaaGAGCCACGAGGAGCAGTATCAGCATCAGCacccagagcagcagcagcagcagcagcagcagcagcagcagcagcaccagcttGTAACCAGTGGCAACCGTTACCATAGCGACTCCtccttgatccagcagcagcagcagccgaaCCTGCAGTCTCCACTGATGAGCAGCACACCGCACAATCCCATCATGCATCTCCAGAACACAGGCGGCACAGATTCACATCTAggcgaggaggaggaagaggaagaagacgatgaggatgaggatgaggacGAAGAAGAcgatgatgaggaggatgaaGCTTATGATGAGGATGGCAGCAGTGTATGCAGCGGGCTGTCGGACTGCAGCACACACAGCCTGGAAACGTACGACCCAGAGGAGGGAGAAGACGACGAGGAAGATGAAGAAGACgacgaggaagaggaggaagaggaagatgaggaagacTGGGACTGTTCGTTACAGGGACTGAATCCTCCACCTTACTCTGTTCCACTTCCCTCTGTGCTCAGCTACTCTAACAGCACACTTGTGAACCTCAGCAACCCCTTCCACAGCACCCCTCCCATGCAGCACTATCAAATGGAAAGCTCTGTGAATGACACTCCTTTCCTCACTGAAAATGTGAACATCACTCCCATGCTCCCCTCTGTAGAGTCTGCATTGGAGTCTGATATAAACACAGACTTCCACGGCCAAACAGGGCAGCAGAGCACTCCCTCTCACTTCCCAGAGCCTATGACACTCCAAACTTGCTCACACGCAGACACCCGTGAGATGAACACTGCCCCCACTGGTGTGTCCGACAAACCGCCTCGCTCGCCAGACCTTCAGAACAATCCAGACTGTAATGACTCACAGACTGAAGCTTCGGCTGAGAAGCAGACAGAGGAAATAAGAGAGCCCATACACGAGCAACCGGGACCGCAGACACAAGGAGACGCCAATCAAACAGCATCATCAGAGGGTGTCTGA
- the LOC142391693 gene encoding uncharacterized protein LOC142391693 isoform X3, whose product MSGILKRKLEEGPSPFLSLQGSDDDEVSCSDSGNSSDSLNHSVPSGILDSSLQRQSKRLRGRNVHFESVTVYYFARRQGFTTVPTQGGSTLGMSPRHSGVKRFTLREFAMEQKRSHRNMLRDHLKEEKLNAIKLKLTKNGTVSSMEADTLTLDDISEDDLDVDNTEVDEYFFLQPLTTRRRRALLRASGVRRIEVEEKHELRALRMSREECGCRCRGICDPETCACSLAGIKCQVNGTVVDRMSFPCGCTKEGCNNGTGRLEFNPIRVRTHFLHTIMELELEKSHEEQYQHQHPEQQQQQQQQQQQQHQLVTSGNRYHSDSSLIQQQQQPNLQSPLMSSTPHNPIMHLQNTGGTDSHLGEEEEEEEDDEDEDEDEEDDDEEDEAYDEDGSSVCSGLSDCSTHSLETYDPEEGEDDEEDEEDDEEEEEEEDEEDWDCSLQGLNPPPYSVPLPSVLSYSNSTLVNLSNPFHSTPPMQHYQMESSVNDTPFLTENVNITPMLPSVESALESDINTDFHGQTGQQSTPSHFPEPMTLQTCSHADTREMNTAPTGVSDKPPRSPDLQNNPDCNDSQTEASAEKQTEEIREPIHEQPGPQTQGDANQTASSEGV is encoded by the exons ATGAGTGGAATCCTGAAGAGGAAGCTTGAGGAGGGACCGTCCCCTTTTTTGTCCCTGCAAGGCTCCGATGATGATGAGGTTTCCTGCAGTGACAGCGGGAACAGCAGCGATAGTCTCAACCATTCTGTCCCCTCTGGGATTCTGGACT CCTCTCTCCAGCGGCAGTCTAAGCGACTGCGGGGCCGGAATGTACATTTTGAGAGTGTGACAGTCTACTACTTCGCCCGGCGGCAGGGCTTCACCACTGTGCCCACTCAGGGAGGCAGTACCCTGGGGATGTCGCCACGTCACAGCGGAGTAAAGCGTTTTACTCTGAGAGAGTTTGCCATGGAGCAGAAAAGGAGTCATCGGAACATGCTGAGGGATCATCTCAAAGAGGAGAAACTCAATGCCATCAAACTCAAA cTCACCAAGAATGGCACCGTGTCATCTATGGAGGCAGATACACTAACGCTCGATGACATCTCAGAAGACGACCTAGATGTGGACAACACAGAGGTGGATGAGTACTTCTTCCTCCAGCCTTTGACCACCAGGAGGCGCCGGGCGCTCCTGCGGGCCTCTGGGGTCCGGCGCATTGAAGTGGAGGAGAAGCATGAGCTGCGTGCCCTACGCATGTCAAGGGAGGAGTGTGGGTGTCGCTGCCGGGGGATATGTGACCCGGAGACCTGTGCTTGCAGCCTGGCCGGCATTAAGTGCCAGGTAAATGGAACTGTG GTGGACCGCATGTCCTTCCCTTGTGGCTGCACCAAGGAAGGCTGCAATAACGGCACAGGACGCCTGGAGTTCAACCCGATCCGGGTCCGCACCCACTTTCTGCACACCATcatggagctggagctggagaaGAGCCACGAGGAGCAGTATCAGCATCAGCacccagagcagcagcagcagcagcagcagcagcagcagcagcagcaccagcttGTAACCAGTGGCAACCGTTACCATAGCGACTCCtccttgatccagcagcagcagcagccgaaCCTGCAGTCTCCACTGATGAGCAGCACACCGCACAATCCCATCATGCATCTCCAGAACACAGGCGGCACAGATTCACATCTAggcgaggaggaggaagaggaagaagacgatgaggatgaggatgaggacGAAGAAGAcgatgatgaggaggatgaaGCTTATGATGAGGATGGCAGCAGTGTATGCAGCGGGCTGTCGGACTGCAGCACACACAGCCTGGAAACGTACGACCCAGAGGAGGGAGAAGACGACGAGGAAGATGAAGAAGACgacgaggaagaggaggaagaggaagatgaggaagacTGGGACTGTTCGTTACAGGGACTGAATCCTCCACCTTACTCTGTTCCACTTCCCTCTGTGCTCAGCTACTCTAACAGCACACTTGTGAACCTCAGCAACCCCTTCCACAGCACCCCTCCCATGCAGCACTATCAAATGGAAAGCTCTGTGAATGACACTCCTTTCCTCACTGAAAATGTGAACATCACTCCCATGCTCCCCTCTGTAGAGTCTGCATTGGAGTCTGATATAAACACAGACTTCCACGGCCAAACAGGGCAGCAGAGCACTCCCTCTCACTTCCCAGAGCCTATGACACTCCAAACTTGCTCACACGCAGACACCCGTGAGATGAACACTGCCCCCACTGGTGTGTCCGACAAACCGCCTCGCTCGCCAGACCTTCAGAACAATCCAGACTGTAATGACTCACAGACTGAAGCTTCGGCTGAGAAGCAGACAGAGGAAATAAGAGAGCCCATACACGAGCAACCGGGACCGCAGACACAAGGAGACGCCAATCAAACAGCATCATCAGAGGGTGTCTGA
- the LOC142391693 gene encoding uncharacterized protein LOC142391693 isoform X1, producing MQRRESRGPPGNQKQAKETGFTSGKCHTMSGILKRKLEEGPSPFLSLQGSDDDEVSCSDSGNSSDSLNHSVPSGILDSSLQRQSKRLRGRNVHFESVTVYYFARRQGFTTVPTQGGSTLGMSPRHSGVKRFTLREFAMEQKRSHRNMLRDHLKEEKLNAIKLKLTKNGTVSSMEADTLTLDDISEDDLDVDNTEVDEYFFLQPLTTRRRRALLRASGVRRIEVEEKHELRALRMSREECGCRCRGICDPETCACSLAGIKCQVNGTVVDRMSFPCGCTKEGCNNGTGRLEFNPIRVRTHFLHTIMELELEKSHEEQYQHQHPEQQQQQQQQQQQQHQLVTSGNRYHSDSSLIQQQQQPNLQSPLMSSTPHNPIMHLQNTGGTDSHLGEEEEEEEDDEDEDEDEEDDDEEDEAYDEDGSSVCSGLSDCSTHSLETYDPEEGEDDEEDEEDDEEEEEEEDEEDWDCSLQGLNPPPYSVPLPSVLSYSNSTLVNLSNPFHSTPPMQHYQMESSVNDTPFLTENVNITPMLPSVESALESDINTDFHGQTGQQSTPSHFPEPMTLQTCSHADTREMNTAPTGVSDKPPRSPDLQNNPDCNDSQTEASAEKQTEEIREPIHEQPGPQTQGDANQTASSEGV from the exons ATGCAGAGGAGAGAGTCAAGAGGACCTCCTGGAAACCAAAAGCAAGCCAAGGAAACAG GTTTTACCAGTGGGAAGTGCCACACAATGAGTGGAATCCTGAAGAGGAAGCTTGAGGAGGGACCGTCCCCTTTTTTGTCCCTGCAAGGCTCCGATGATGATGAGGTTTCCTGCAGTGACAGCGGGAACAGCAGCGATAGTCTCAACCATTCTGTCCCCTCTGGGATTCTGGACT CCTCTCTCCAGCGGCAGTCTAAGCGACTGCGGGGCCGGAATGTACATTTTGAGAGTGTGACAGTCTACTACTTCGCCCGGCGGCAGGGCTTCACCACTGTGCCCACTCAGGGAGGCAGTACCCTGGGGATGTCGCCACGTCACAGCGGAGTAAAGCGTTTTACTCTGAGAGAGTTTGCCATGGAGCAGAAAAGGAGTCATCGGAACATGCTGAGGGATCATCTCAAAGAGGAGAAACTCAATGCCATCAAACTCAAA cTCACCAAGAATGGCACCGTGTCATCTATGGAGGCAGATACACTAACGCTCGATGACATCTCAGAAGACGACCTAGATGTGGACAACACAGAGGTGGATGAGTACTTCTTCCTCCAGCCTTTGACCACCAGGAGGCGCCGGGCGCTCCTGCGGGCCTCTGGGGTCCGGCGCATTGAAGTGGAGGAGAAGCATGAGCTGCGTGCCCTACGCATGTCAAGGGAGGAGTGTGGGTGTCGCTGCCGGGGGATATGTGACCCGGAGACCTGTGCTTGCAGCCTGGCCGGCATTAAGTGCCAGGTAAATGGAACTGTG GTGGACCGCATGTCCTTCCCTTGTGGCTGCACCAAGGAAGGCTGCAATAACGGCACAGGACGCCTGGAGTTCAACCCGATCCGGGTCCGCACCCACTTTCTGCACACCATcatggagctggagctggagaaGAGCCACGAGGAGCAGTATCAGCATCAGCacccagagcagcagcagcagcagcagcagcagcagcagcagcagcaccagcttGTAACCAGTGGCAACCGTTACCATAGCGACTCCtccttgatccagcagcagcagcagccgaaCCTGCAGTCTCCACTGATGAGCAGCACACCGCACAATCCCATCATGCATCTCCAGAACACAGGCGGCACAGATTCACATCTAggcgaggaggaggaagaggaagaagacgatgaggatgaggatgaggacGAAGAAGAcgatgatgaggaggatgaaGCTTATGATGAGGATGGCAGCAGTGTATGCAGCGGGCTGTCGGACTGCAGCACACACAGCCTGGAAACGTACGACCCAGAGGAGGGAGAAGACGACGAGGAAGATGAAGAAGACgacgaggaagaggaggaagaggaagatgaggaagacTGGGACTGTTCGTTACAGGGACTGAATCCTCCACCTTACTCTGTTCCACTTCCCTCTGTGCTCAGCTACTCTAACAGCACACTTGTGAACCTCAGCAACCCCTTCCACAGCACCCCTCCCATGCAGCACTATCAAATGGAAAGCTCTGTGAATGACACTCCTTTCCTCACTGAAAATGTGAACATCACTCCCATGCTCCCCTCTGTAGAGTCTGCATTGGAGTCTGATATAAACACAGACTTCCACGGCCAAACAGGGCAGCAGAGCACTCCCTCTCACTTCCCAGAGCCTATGACACTCCAAACTTGCTCACACGCAGACACCCGTGAGATGAACACTGCCCCCACTGGTGTGTCCGACAAACCGCCTCGCTCGCCAGACCTTCAGAACAATCCAGACTGTAATGACTCACAGACTGAAGCTTCGGCTGAGAAGCAGACAGAGGAAATAAGAGAGCCCATACACGAGCAACCGGGACCGCAGACACAAGGAGACGCCAATCAAACAGCATCATCAGAGGGTGTCTGA